In Cerasicoccus sp. TK19100, one DNA window encodes the following:
- a CDS encoding HNH endonuclease, whose protein sequence is MPANTWTKPQLLVAMNLYTRLPFGLFHARQPEIVRVAELMGRSPGALAMKLCNLASLDPAHQARGVSGLSNASRGDREMWARFEQDWTGMALQSEEAFAALATEEAANSVREQASDFTGVTVASEVQRRVGQQFFRRAVLTAYDTQCCITGNPVGSLLTASHIQPWASAAQNRLNPRNGLCLAKTQDTAFDQGLITLDEDYRVVLSQALADHFSVQTIQDNFKRYEGQAIRKPSRFAPDPQFLAFHREQVFAA, encoded by the coding sequence ATGCCAGCCAATACTTGGACCAAGCCCCAACTCTTAGTCGCGATGAATCTCTACACGCGGCTGCCGTTTGGTCTGTTCCATGCGAGGCAGCCGGAGATTGTGCGCGTGGCGGAACTGATGGGGCGGAGTCCGGGGGCGCTGGCCATGAAGCTGTGCAATCTGGCGTCGCTCGATCCGGCGCATCAGGCGCGCGGCGTCAGCGGCTTGAGCAATGCCAGCCGGGGCGACCGCGAGATGTGGGCGCGCTTTGAGCAGGATTGGACAGGCATGGCCTTGCAGTCCGAGGAGGCGTTTGCGGCGTTGGCGACAGAAGAGGCAGCGAACAGTGTTCGCGAACAAGCAAGCGACTTTACCGGCGTCACCGTGGCGAGCGAAGTCCAGCGCCGCGTGGGCCAGCAGTTCTTCCGGCGGGCCGTGTTAACGGCCTACGACACGCAATGCTGCATCACCGGCAATCCGGTTGGCTCATTGCTCACGGCCTCACACATTCAGCCCTGGGCGTCAGCCGCGCAAAACCGCCTGAACCCGCGCAACGGACTCTGCCTCGCCAAGACGCAAGACACCGCCTTCGACCAAGGCCTGATCACGCTCGACGAAGATTACCGCGTCGTGTTGAGCCAAGCGCTGGCCGACCACTTTTCCGTCCAGACGATCCAGGACAACTTTAAGCGTTACGAAGGGCAGGCGATCCGCAAACCCAGTCGCTTTGCCCCCGACCCGCAGTTCCTCGCCTTTCACCGGGAACAGGTCTTTGCGGCGTAA